A region from the Manihot esculenta cultivar AM560-2 chromosome 13, M.esculenta_v8, whole genome shotgun sequence genome encodes:
- the LOC110629040 gene encoding cellulose synthase-like protein H1 isoform X3, with protein MRVLVHLRLASHCQLKVESTGSQNLPRTPSSKKLFEQKMIESECREEELVPAVDMFVTTADPVLEPPIITMNTVLSLLAVDYPAHKLACYVSDDGCSPLTFYSLVETSKFAKLWVPFCNKYNVQVRAPFMYFSSDESMLLSDKSPEFHPEFQAMKDEYEGLSRKIQEAAKKGIPSCDLISDLDVFSNIERRNHPTIIKIIWENKECDSHGMPHLIYVSREKRLKHPHHYKAGAMNILTRVSGLMTNAPFMLNVDCDMFANNPKIVGHAMCLLLGSRKEVEAGFVQSPQIFYDGLKDDPFGNQLVVMQKYMGRGFDGIQGPLYGGTGCFHRRKVIYGLCPDELAGQAKTLTSVTANLGDKEMLKIFGNSTEFIKSAAQALQGNTNAPKTISNLVAAAYQVAGCGYEYGTSWGTEVGWQYGSTTEDVLTGLTIHSRGWKSVYCNPEPPPFLGCAPSAGLATLTQQKRWATGLLEILISRKSPIVATFTAKLQFRQCLAYVMILVWALRSIPELCYVLLPAFCIITNSNFLPKVDEPATYGYVGVFLIYNIYTILEYLETGLSLRAWWNRQRMSIITSTSAWLFATLSVILKILGISETVFEITQKDESSSIDDSDAGRFTFDGSPIFVPGTTIVLLQILALVMALLSAGDRHCESRFGEVLCSFLVVMYFWPFLKGLFGRGKYGIPLSTICKSAVLSFSFVELCKRAY; from the exons ATGCGAGTCCTGGTTCACCTTCGTTTGGCTTCTCACTGTCAACTTAAAGTGGAATCCACTGGTTCACAAAACCTACCCAGAACGCCTTCCTCAAAG AAGCTTTTTGAACAGAAAATGATTGAAAGTGAGTGCAGGGAAGAAGAGCTTGTTCCTGCTGTGGATATGTTTGTTACAACAGCAGACCCAGTGCTGGAACCTCCAATAATCACAATGAACACAGTGTTATCTTTGTTGGCAGTTGATTATCCAGCCCATAAGCTAGCTTGCTATGTATCAGATGATGGTTGTTCTCCTCTTACCTTTTATTCTCTGGTTGAAACTTCAAAGTTTGCTAAGCTTTGGGTTCCATTTTGCAACAAGTACAATGTTCAAGTAAGAGCACCCTTTATGTATTTTTCAAGTGATGAGTCAATGTTGCTAAGTGACAAATCACCAGAGTTCCACCCAGAATTCCAAGCTATGAAG GATGAGTATGAGGGACTTAGCCGCAAAATCCAAGAAGCAGCCAAAAAGGGCATTCCATCATGTGATCTGATCAGTGATCTAGACGTTTTCTCAAACATAGAACGCAGAAATCACCCCACCATAATTAAG ATTATATGGGAAAACAAGGAATGTGACTCACATGGGATGCCTCACTTGATTTACGTATCAAGAGAGAAGAGATTAAAGCATCCACATCATTACAAAGCAGGAGCTATGAACATCCTA ACAAGGGTGTCTGGATTGATGACGAATGCTCCCTTCATGTTAAACGTAGACTGTGACATGTTTGCCAATAATCCAAAGATTGTTGGACATGCAATGTGTTTGTTGTTGGGTTCGAGGAAGGAAGTAGAAGCTGGATTTGTTCAGAGCCCTCAGATCTTTTATGACGGATTAAAAGATGATCCTTTTGGAAACCAATTAGTGGTTATGCAAAAA TATATGGGACGTGGATTCGATGGGATTCAAGGACCGCTCTACGGTGGAACAGGATGTTTTCACAGGCGCAAAGTAATTTATGGTTTATGTCCTGATGAGTTAGCAGGCCAGGCAAAAACTCTCACTTCTGTTACTG CTAATTTAGGTGATAAAGAAATGCTAAAAATATTTGGCAACTCAACTGAGTTTATCAAATCAGCTGCTCAAGCATTGCAAGGAAACACCAATGCTCCAAAAACCATTTCTAATTTGGTTGCGGCAGCTTACCAGGTTGCCGGTTGTGGTTATGAGTACGGCACCAGCTGGGGCACAGAG GTGGGATGGCAATATGGATCCACAACAGAAGATGTATTAACTGGTCTAACAATCCATTCAAGAGGTTGGAAATCAGTATATTGTAACCCAGAGCCTCCACCATTTCTTGGGTGTGCACCATCAGCTGGGCTAGCCACACTCACCCAGCAAAAGAGGTGGGCCACAGGTTTACTTGAAATCTTGATCAGCAGAAAGAGCCCAATAGTTGCCACCTTTACTGCCAAGCTCCAATTTAGGCAGTGTTTAGCTTATGTGATGATTCTTGTTTGGGCGTTGCGCTCCATTCCTGAGCTCTGTTATGTCCTGTTGCCTGCTTTCTGCATTATCACCAATTCTAATTTCCTCCCAAAG GTTGATGAACCAGCTACATATGGATATGTTGGTGTTTTCTTGATTTACAACATATACACCATATTAGAATACCTTGAAACTGGATTATCACTACGTGCATGGTGGAACAGACAAAGAATGTCAATAATAACCTCAACGAGTGCATGGCTATTTGCAACGTTGAGTGTAATATTGAAGATCCTCGGCATTTCAGAAACTGTGTTCGAAATTACTCAGAAAGATGAATCTTCTTCCATAGATGATTCTGATGCTGGAAGATTCACCTTTGATGGGTCACCCATTTTTGTGCCTGGTACGACCATTGTGCTGCTGCAAATTCTTGCACTGGTTATGGCTTTGTTGTCGGCCGGTGATAGACACTGTGAATCAAGATTTGGTGAGGTTTTGTGCAGCTTCTTGGTGGTGATGTATTTCTGGCCATTTCTTAAGGGATTGTTTGGTAGAGGAAAATATGGAATTCCTTTGTCGACTATTTGCAAGTCGGCTgttttgagtttttcttttgtGGAACTGTGCAAACGAGcctattaa
- the LOC110629040 gene encoding cellulose synthase-like protein H1 isoform X1: MANTVSPPPPYERIPCNNHIFRVLDIAVLFLLTSLLVYRLLTLKDHGFAWLLALLCESWFTFVWLLTVNLKWNPLVHKTYPERLPQSECREEELVPAVDMFVTTADPVLEPPIITMNTVLSLLAVDYPAHKLACYVSDDGCSPLTFYSLVETSKFAKLWVPFCNKYNVQVRAPFMYFSSDESMLLSDKSPEFHPEFQAMKDEYEGLSRKIQEAAKKGIPSCDLISDLDVFSNIERRNHPTIIKIIWENKECDSHGMPHLIYVSREKRLKHPHHYKAGAMNILTRVSGLMTNAPFMLNVDCDMFANNPKIVGHAMCLLLGSRKEVEAGFVQSPQIFYDGLKDDPFGNQLVVMQKYMGRGFDGIQGPLYGGTGCFHRRKVIYGLCPDELAGQAKTLTSVTANLGDKEMLKIFGNSTEFIKSAAQALQGNTNAPKTISNLVAAAYQVAGCGYEYGTSWGTEVGWQYGSTTEDVLTGLTIHSRGWKSVYCNPEPPPFLGCAPSAGLATLTQQKRWATGLLEILISRKSPIVATFTAKLQFRQCLAYVMILVWALRSIPELCYVLLPAFCIITNSNFLPKVDEPATYGYVGVFLIYNIYTILEYLETGLSLRAWWNRQRMSIITSTSAWLFATLSVILKILGISETVFEITQKDESSSIDDSDAGRFTFDGSPIFVPGTTIVLLQILALVMALLSAGDRHCESRFGEVLCSFLVVMYFWPFLKGLFGRGKYGIPLSTICKSAVLSFSFVELCKRAY; the protein is encoded by the exons ATGGCCAATACAgtctctcctcctcctccatatGAAAGAATACCTTGTAACAACCACATATTTAGAGTTCTGGATATTGCTGTCCTCTTCCTTCTAACTTCTCTCCTTGTTTATCGTCTTCTCACTCTCAAAGATCATGGTTTTGCTTGGCTGCTTGCCCTCCTATGCGAGTCCTGGTTCACCTTCGTTTGGCTTCTCACTGTCAACTTAAAGTGGAATCCACTGGTTCACAAAACCTACCCAGAACGCCTTCCTCAAAG TGAGTGCAGGGAAGAAGAGCTTGTTCCTGCTGTGGATATGTTTGTTACAACAGCAGACCCAGTGCTGGAACCTCCAATAATCACAATGAACACAGTGTTATCTTTGTTGGCAGTTGATTATCCAGCCCATAAGCTAGCTTGCTATGTATCAGATGATGGTTGTTCTCCTCTTACCTTTTATTCTCTGGTTGAAACTTCAAAGTTTGCTAAGCTTTGGGTTCCATTTTGCAACAAGTACAATGTTCAAGTAAGAGCACCCTTTATGTATTTTTCAAGTGATGAGTCAATGTTGCTAAGTGACAAATCACCAGAGTTCCACCCAGAATTCCAAGCTATGAAG GATGAGTATGAGGGACTTAGCCGCAAAATCCAAGAAGCAGCCAAAAAGGGCATTCCATCATGTGATCTGATCAGTGATCTAGACGTTTTCTCAAACATAGAACGCAGAAATCACCCCACCATAATTAAG ATTATATGGGAAAACAAGGAATGTGACTCACATGGGATGCCTCACTTGATTTACGTATCAAGAGAGAAGAGATTAAAGCATCCACATCATTACAAAGCAGGAGCTATGAACATCCTA ACAAGGGTGTCTGGATTGATGACGAATGCTCCCTTCATGTTAAACGTAGACTGTGACATGTTTGCCAATAATCCAAAGATTGTTGGACATGCAATGTGTTTGTTGTTGGGTTCGAGGAAGGAAGTAGAAGCTGGATTTGTTCAGAGCCCTCAGATCTTTTATGACGGATTAAAAGATGATCCTTTTGGAAACCAATTAGTGGTTATGCAAAAA TATATGGGACGTGGATTCGATGGGATTCAAGGACCGCTCTACGGTGGAACAGGATGTTTTCACAGGCGCAAAGTAATTTATGGTTTATGTCCTGATGAGTTAGCAGGCCAGGCAAAAACTCTCACTTCTGTTACTG CTAATTTAGGTGATAAAGAAATGCTAAAAATATTTGGCAACTCAACTGAGTTTATCAAATCAGCTGCTCAAGCATTGCAAGGAAACACCAATGCTCCAAAAACCATTTCTAATTTGGTTGCGGCAGCTTACCAGGTTGCCGGTTGTGGTTATGAGTACGGCACCAGCTGGGGCACAGAG GTGGGATGGCAATATGGATCCACAACAGAAGATGTATTAACTGGTCTAACAATCCATTCAAGAGGTTGGAAATCAGTATATTGTAACCCAGAGCCTCCACCATTTCTTGGGTGTGCACCATCAGCTGGGCTAGCCACACTCACCCAGCAAAAGAGGTGGGCCACAGGTTTACTTGAAATCTTGATCAGCAGAAAGAGCCCAATAGTTGCCACCTTTACTGCCAAGCTCCAATTTAGGCAGTGTTTAGCTTATGTGATGATTCTTGTTTGGGCGTTGCGCTCCATTCCTGAGCTCTGTTATGTCCTGTTGCCTGCTTTCTGCATTATCACCAATTCTAATTTCCTCCCAAAG GTTGATGAACCAGCTACATATGGATATGTTGGTGTTTTCTTGATTTACAACATATACACCATATTAGAATACCTTGAAACTGGATTATCACTACGTGCATGGTGGAACAGACAAAGAATGTCAATAATAACCTCAACGAGTGCATGGCTATTTGCAACGTTGAGTGTAATATTGAAGATCCTCGGCATTTCAGAAACTGTGTTCGAAATTACTCAGAAAGATGAATCTTCTTCCATAGATGATTCTGATGCTGGAAGATTCACCTTTGATGGGTCACCCATTTTTGTGCCTGGTACGACCATTGTGCTGCTGCAAATTCTTGCACTGGTTATGGCTTTGTTGTCGGCCGGTGATAGACACTGTGAATCAAGATTTGGTGAGGTTTTGTGCAGCTTCTTGGTGGTGATGTATTTCTGGCCATTTCTTAAGGGATTGTTTGGTAGAGGAAAATATGGAATTCCTTTGTCGACTATTTGCAAGTCGGCTgttttgagtttttcttttgtGGAACTGTGCAAACGAGcctattaa
- the LOC110629040 gene encoding cellulose synthase-like protein H1 isoform X2, with translation MANTVSPPPPYERIPCNNHIFRVLDIAVLFLLTSLLVYRLLTLKDHGFAWLLALLCESWFTFVWLLTVNLKWNPLVHKTYPERLPQREEELVPAVDMFVTTADPVLEPPIITMNTVLSLLAVDYPAHKLACYVSDDGCSPLTFYSLVETSKFAKLWVPFCNKYNVQVRAPFMYFSSDESMLLSDKSPEFHPEFQAMKDEYEGLSRKIQEAAKKGIPSCDLISDLDVFSNIERRNHPTIIKIIWENKECDSHGMPHLIYVSREKRLKHPHHYKAGAMNILTRVSGLMTNAPFMLNVDCDMFANNPKIVGHAMCLLLGSRKEVEAGFVQSPQIFYDGLKDDPFGNQLVVMQKYMGRGFDGIQGPLYGGTGCFHRRKVIYGLCPDELAGQAKTLTSVTANLGDKEMLKIFGNSTEFIKSAAQALQGNTNAPKTISNLVAAAYQVAGCGYEYGTSWGTEVGWQYGSTTEDVLTGLTIHSRGWKSVYCNPEPPPFLGCAPSAGLATLTQQKRWATGLLEILISRKSPIVATFTAKLQFRQCLAYVMILVWALRSIPELCYVLLPAFCIITNSNFLPKVDEPATYGYVGVFLIYNIYTILEYLETGLSLRAWWNRQRMSIITSTSAWLFATLSVILKILGISETVFEITQKDESSSIDDSDAGRFTFDGSPIFVPGTTIVLLQILALVMALLSAGDRHCESRFGEVLCSFLVVMYFWPFLKGLFGRGKYGIPLSTICKSAVLSFSFVELCKRAY, from the exons ATGGCCAATACAgtctctcctcctcctccatatGAAAGAATACCTTGTAACAACCACATATTTAGAGTTCTGGATATTGCTGTCCTCTTCCTTCTAACTTCTCTCCTTGTTTATCGTCTTCTCACTCTCAAAGATCATGGTTTTGCTTGGCTGCTTGCCCTCCTATGCGAGTCCTGGTTCACCTTCGTTTGGCTTCTCACTGTCAACTTAAAGTGGAATCCACTGGTTCACAAAACCTACCCAGAACGCCTTCCTCAAAG GGAAGAAGAGCTTGTTCCTGCTGTGGATATGTTTGTTACAACAGCAGACCCAGTGCTGGAACCTCCAATAATCACAATGAACACAGTGTTATCTTTGTTGGCAGTTGATTATCCAGCCCATAAGCTAGCTTGCTATGTATCAGATGATGGTTGTTCTCCTCTTACCTTTTATTCTCTGGTTGAAACTTCAAAGTTTGCTAAGCTTTGGGTTCCATTTTGCAACAAGTACAATGTTCAAGTAAGAGCACCCTTTATGTATTTTTCAAGTGATGAGTCAATGTTGCTAAGTGACAAATCACCAGAGTTCCACCCAGAATTCCAAGCTATGAAG GATGAGTATGAGGGACTTAGCCGCAAAATCCAAGAAGCAGCCAAAAAGGGCATTCCATCATGTGATCTGATCAGTGATCTAGACGTTTTCTCAAACATAGAACGCAGAAATCACCCCACCATAATTAAG ATTATATGGGAAAACAAGGAATGTGACTCACATGGGATGCCTCACTTGATTTACGTATCAAGAGAGAAGAGATTAAAGCATCCACATCATTACAAAGCAGGAGCTATGAACATCCTA ACAAGGGTGTCTGGATTGATGACGAATGCTCCCTTCATGTTAAACGTAGACTGTGACATGTTTGCCAATAATCCAAAGATTGTTGGACATGCAATGTGTTTGTTGTTGGGTTCGAGGAAGGAAGTAGAAGCTGGATTTGTTCAGAGCCCTCAGATCTTTTATGACGGATTAAAAGATGATCCTTTTGGAAACCAATTAGTGGTTATGCAAAAA TATATGGGACGTGGATTCGATGGGATTCAAGGACCGCTCTACGGTGGAACAGGATGTTTTCACAGGCGCAAAGTAATTTATGGTTTATGTCCTGATGAGTTAGCAGGCCAGGCAAAAACTCTCACTTCTGTTACTG CTAATTTAGGTGATAAAGAAATGCTAAAAATATTTGGCAACTCAACTGAGTTTATCAAATCAGCTGCTCAAGCATTGCAAGGAAACACCAATGCTCCAAAAACCATTTCTAATTTGGTTGCGGCAGCTTACCAGGTTGCCGGTTGTGGTTATGAGTACGGCACCAGCTGGGGCACAGAG GTGGGATGGCAATATGGATCCACAACAGAAGATGTATTAACTGGTCTAACAATCCATTCAAGAGGTTGGAAATCAGTATATTGTAACCCAGAGCCTCCACCATTTCTTGGGTGTGCACCATCAGCTGGGCTAGCCACACTCACCCAGCAAAAGAGGTGGGCCACAGGTTTACTTGAAATCTTGATCAGCAGAAAGAGCCCAATAGTTGCCACCTTTACTGCCAAGCTCCAATTTAGGCAGTGTTTAGCTTATGTGATGATTCTTGTTTGGGCGTTGCGCTCCATTCCTGAGCTCTGTTATGTCCTGTTGCCTGCTTTCTGCATTATCACCAATTCTAATTTCCTCCCAAAG GTTGATGAACCAGCTACATATGGATATGTTGGTGTTTTCTTGATTTACAACATATACACCATATTAGAATACCTTGAAACTGGATTATCACTACGTGCATGGTGGAACAGACAAAGAATGTCAATAATAACCTCAACGAGTGCATGGCTATTTGCAACGTTGAGTGTAATATTGAAGATCCTCGGCATTTCAGAAACTGTGTTCGAAATTACTCAGAAAGATGAATCTTCTTCCATAGATGATTCTGATGCTGGAAGATTCACCTTTGATGGGTCACCCATTTTTGTGCCTGGTACGACCATTGTGCTGCTGCAAATTCTTGCACTGGTTATGGCTTTGTTGTCGGCCGGTGATAGACACTGTGAATCAAGATTTGGTGAGGTTTTGTGCAGCTTCTTGGTGGTGATGTATTTCTGGCCATTTCTTAAGGGATTGTTTGGTAGAGGAAAATATGGAATTCCTTTGTCGACTATTTGCAAGTCGGCTgttttgagtttttcttttgtGGAACTGTGCAAACGAGcctattaa
- the LOC110629040 gene encoding cellulose synthase-like protein H1 isoform X4: MRVLVHLRLASHCQLKVESTGSQNLPRTPSSKKMIESECREEELVPAVDMFVTTADPVLEPPIITMNTVLSLLAVDYPAHKLACYVSDDGCSPLTFYSLVETSKFAKLWVPFCNKYNVQVRAPFMYFSSDESMLLSDKSPEFHPEFQAMKDEYEGLSRKIQEAAKKGIPSCDLISDLDVFSNIERRNHPTIIKIIWENKECDSHGMPHLIYVSREKRLKHPHHYKAGAMNILTRVSGLMTNAPFMLNVDCDMFANNPKIVGHAMCLLLGSRKEVEAGFVQSPQIFYDGLKDDPFGNQLVVMQKYMGRGFDGIQGPLYGGTGCFHRRKVIYGLCPDELAGQAKTLTSVTANLGDKEMLKIFGNSTEFIKSAAQALQGNTNAPKTISNLVAAAYQVAGCGYEYGTSWGTEVGWQYGSTTEDVLTGLTIHSRGWKSVYCNPEPPPFLGCAPSAGLATLTQQKRWATGLLEILISRKSPIVATFTAKLQFRQCLAYVMILVWALRSIPELCYVLLPAFCIITNSNFLPKVDEPATYGYVGVFLIYNIYTILEYLETGLSLRAWWNRQRMSIITSTSAWLFATLSVILKILGISETVFEITQKDESSSIDDSDAGRFTFDGSPIFVPGTTIVLLQILALVMALLSAGDRHCESRFGEVLCSFLVVMYFWPFLKGLFGRGKYGIPLSTICKSAVLSFSFVELCKRAY, translated from the exons ATGCGAGTCCTGGTTCACCTTCGTTTGGCTTCTCACTGTCAACTTAAAGTGGAATCCACTGGTTCACAAAACCTACCCAGAACGCCTTCCTCAAAG AAAATGATTGAAAGTGAGTGCAGGGAAGAAGAGCTTGTTCCTGCTGTGGATATGTTTGTTACAACAGCAGACCCAGTGCTGGAACCTCCAATAATCACAATGAACACAGTGTTATCTTTGTTGGCAGTTGATTATCCAGCCCATAAGCTAGCTTGCTATGTATCAGATGATGGTTGTTCTCCTCTTACCTTTTATTCTCTGGTTGAAACTTCAAAGTTTGCTAAGCTTTGGGTTCCATTTTGCAACAAGTACAATGTTCAAGTAAGAGCACCCTTTATGTATTTTTCAAGTGATGAGTCAATGTTGCTAAGTGACAAATCACCAGAGTTCCACCCAGAATTCCAAGCTATGAAG GATGAGTATGAGGGACTTAGCCGCAAAATCCAAGAAGCAGCCAAAAAGGGCATTCCATCATGTGATCTGATCAGTGATCTAGACGTTTTCTCAAACATAGAACGCAGAAATCACCCCACCATAATTAAG ATTATATGGGAAAACAAGGAATGTGACTCACATGGGATGCCTCACTTGATTTACGTATCAAGAGAGAAGAGATTAAAGCATCCACATCATTACAAAGCAGGAGCTATGAACATCCTA ACAAGGGTGTCTGGATTGATGACGAATGCTCCCTTCATGTTAAACGTAGACTGTGACATGTTTGCCAATAATCCAAAGATTGTTGGACATGCAATGTGTTTGTTGTTGGGTTCGAGGAAGGAAGTAGAAGCTGGATTTGTTCAGAGCCCTCAGATCTTTTATGACGGATTAAAAGATGATCCTTTTGGAAACCAATTAGTGGTTATGCAAAAA TATATGGGACGTGGATTCGATGGGATTCAAGGACCGCTCTACGGTGGAACAGGATGTTTTCACAGGCGCAAAGTAATTTATGGTTTATGTCCTGATGAGTTAGCAGGCCAGGCAAAAACTCTCACTTCTGTTACTG CTAATTTAGGTGATAAAGAAATGCTAAAAATATTTGGCAACTCAACTGAGTTTATCAAATCAGCTGCTCAAGCATTGCAAGGAAACACCAATGCTCCAAAAACCATTTCTAATTTGGTTGCGGCAGCTTACCAGGTTGCCGGTTGTGGTTATGAGTACGGCACCAGCTGGGGCACAGAG GTGGGATGGCAATATGGATCCACAACAGAAGATGTATTAACTGGTCTAACAATCCATTCAAGAGGTTGGAAATCAGTATATTGTAACCCAGAGCCTCCACCATTTCTTGGGTGTGCACCATCAGCTGGGCTAGCCACACTCACCCAGCAAAAGAGGTGGGCCACAGGTTTACTTGAAATCTTGATCAGCAGAAAGAGCCCAATAGTTGCCACCTTTACTGCCAAGCTCCAATTTAGGCAGTGTTTAGCTTATGTGATGATTCTTGTTTGGGCGTTGCGCTCCATTCCTGAGCTCTGTTATGTCCTGTTGCCTGCTTTCTGCATTATCACCAATTCTAATTTCCTCCCAAAG GTTGATGAACCAGCTACATATGGATATGTTGGTGTTTTCTTGATTTACAACATATACACCATATTAGAATACCTTGAAACTGGATTATCACTACGTGCATGGTGGAACAGACAAAGAATGTCAATAATAACCTCAACGAGTGCATGGCTATTTGCAACGTTGAGTGTAATATTGAAGATCCTCGGCATTTCAGAAACTGTGTTCGAAATTACTCAGAAAGATGAATCTTCTTCCATAGATGATTCTGATGCTGGAAGATTCACCTTTGATGGGTCACCCATTTTTGTGCCTGGTACGACCATTGTGCTGCTGCAAATTCTTGCACTGGTTATGGCTTTGTTGTCGGCCGGTGATAGACACTGTGAATCAAGATTTGGTGAGGTTTTGTGCAGCTTCTTGGTGGTGATGTATTTCTGGCCATTTCTTAAGGGATTGTTTGGTAGAGGAAAATATGGAATTCCTTTGTCGACTATTTGCAAGTCGGCTgttttgagtttttcttttgtGGAACTGTGCAAACGAGcctattaa